In Pleurocapsa sp. PCC 7319, the following are encoded in one genomic region:
- the ligA gene encoding NAD-dependent DNA ligase LigA — translation MTVTPKNKQKVAQLREQLQKAGYAYYVLDNPIMEDGVYDQLYRQLQDLEQEYPELITPDSPTQRVGDKPASQFTSVKHNIPLYSLENAFNSEELAKWETRWQRQLEDIPEFAYVCELKIDGSAIALTYENGILVRGATRGDGVTGEEITQNIKTIRTIPLKLSIDHPPSRVEVRGEAFLPLDVFEEINQERTRLGETLFANPRNAAAGTLRQLDSKIVAQRKLNFFAYTLHSDEGANEDIKSQWQSLELLQQMGFLVNPNRKLCQSLVEVEAYFQEWDTGRKNLPYMTDGVVVKLDDYQLQQKLGFTQKFPRWAIALKYPAEEAPTIVRDIIVNVGRTGAVTPMAVMQPVQLAGTTVQRATLHNSDRVSELDIRVGDTVIIRKAGEIIPEVVKVLTELRPSGTVTYQMPTICPECNSILVRPKNEAVTRCVNSSCPAILRGSIIHWASRNALDIRGLGERVAILLIENNLVQSVDDLYSLTVKQIANLERMGTKSAENLVRAIAESKKQTYDRILYGLGIRLVGSVNANILAKSFPSIEELSQASFESIEAVYGIGEEIAQSVFEWVRVPENIALIQNLQAAGLELSYSMPASNTSNQPNQILSGKTFVITGTLPSLQRNEAKKIIEQAGGKVTGSISKKTDYLLLGENAGSKLTKAEKLGIPQLSETELLDLIAEK, via the coding sequence ATGACCGTGACTCCAAAGAATAAGCAAAAAGTTGCGCAACTTAGAGAACAACTCCAAAAAGCAGGATATGCATACTATGTATTAGATAATCCCATTATGGAAGATGGGGTCTATGACCAACTATATCGTCAGCTACAGGATTTAGAGCAAGAATATCCTGAATTAATAACTCCTGATAGTCCCACCCAAAGAGTGGGAGATAAGCCAGCATCCCAATTTACTTCTGTCAAACACAATATTCCTCTTTATAGTTTAGAAAATGCGTTTAATTCTGAAGAATTGGCTAAGTGGGAAACTCGATGGCAACGACAGTTAGAGGATATTCCCGAATTCGCCTACGTCTGCGAATTAAAAATAGACGGTAGCGCGATCGCTTTAACTTATGAGAATGGTATTTTGGTGAGAGGAGCAACTCGTGGTGATGGAGTTACGGGAGAAGAAATCACTCAAAATATTAAGACTATTCGCACTATTCCGCTGAAGTTAAGTATTGATCATCCTCCCTCAAGAGTAGAAGTTAGAGGTGAAGCATTTTTACCTCTGGATGTCTTTGAAGAGATTAATCAGGAACGAACAAGGCTAGGTGAGACTTTATTTGCTAATCCTCGTAATGCTGCTGCGGGTACACTGCGGCAACTTGATTCTAAAATTGTTGCTCAAAGGAAATTAAATTTCTTTGCTTATACTCTACATAGTGATGAAGGAGCAAATGAAGACATAAAATCCCAATGGCAGTCCCTAGAGCTATTACAGCAAATGGGATTTTTAGTTAATCCTAACCGTAAACTATGTCAGTCTCTTGTAGAAGTAGAAGCATATTTTCAAGAATGGGATACAGGCAGAAAAAACTTACCCTATATGACCGATGGTGTTGTAGTAAAACTTGATGATTATCAACTACAACAAAAATTAGGATTTACGCAAAAATTTCCGCGATGGGCGATCGCTTTAAAATATCCTGCGGAAGAGGCCCCTACTATAGTGCGGGATATTATCGTTAATGTAGGACGTACAGGTGCTGTTACACCAATGGCAGTAATGCAACCTGTGCAACTAGCTGGTACAACCGTACAAAGAGCAACTCTTCACAATAGCGATCGCGTTTCGGAATTAGATATTCGTGTGGGCGATACTGTAATCATCCGTAAAGCGGGAGAAATTATTCCAGAAGTTGTCAAGGTTTTAACTGAACTGCGTCCATCTGGAACTGTTACCTACCAAATGCCAACTATTTGTCCAGAATGCAATTCAATTTTGGTGCGTCCTAAAAATGAAGCAGTTACTCGATGTGTCAATAGTTCTTGCCCCGCAATCTTACGAGGTAGTATTATCCATTGGGCTTCCCGTAATGCTTTAGATATTCGTGGTTTGGGAGAAAGAGTAGCTATTTTGTTGATTGAAAATAATTTAGTTCAATCTGTTGACGATTTATATTCTTTGACTGTCAAACAAATTGCTAATTTAGAGCGCATGGGAACAAAATCAGCTGAGAATTTAGTTAGGGCGATCGCTGAATCTAAAAAGCAAACTTACGATAGGATTTTATATGGTTTAGGAATTCGTTTGGTTGGCAGTGTAAATGCTAATATACTAGCCAAAAGTTTTCCCTCCATCGAAGAATTATCTCAAGCATCTTTTGAATCAATTGAAGCAGTTTATGGCATTGGCGAAGAAATTGCCCAATCTGTTTTTGAATGGGTAAGAGTCCCAGAAAATATAGCATTGATTCAAAATCTACAAGCAGCAGGATTGGAGTTATCTTATTCAATGCCCGCCTCTAATACTAGTAACCAACCTAATCAAATATTAAGCGGAAAAACTTTTGTGATTACTGGAACTCTACCTAGTCTACAGCGTAATGAAGCTAAAAAAATAATTGAACAAGCTGGTGGAAAAGTAACAGGTTCAATTAGCAAAAAAACTGATTATTTACTACTGGGAGAAAATGCTGGTTC
- a CDS encoding biotin--[acetyl-CoA-carboxylase] ligase — MAFNLQLYRQTWQRLNNSQIVTQQPDIATSIPLHIFDSISSTNTKLWEFIDSGIETPVGAIALKQTAGKGQWGKSWVSSDGGLYLSVGLDLDLAINKHSHIVMATAWGIAIVLRHYQLPVTIKWSNDLILEQRKLGGIKIETRNSQHQITQAVVGVGINWCNPVPAIGINLQSYYQDKSQKNITSLEELAAITTYGILLGYRYYLSVGIEQLLIDYLAILSSLGQQVMFNNCPGKVTGVTIEGKLKVRLRSPGATTEIALAPGQISLGY; from the coding sequence TTGGCTTTTAATCTACAGTTATACCGACAAACTTGGCAGAGACTTAATAATAGTCAAATAGTTACTCAGCAACCAGATATTGCTACGTCTATTCCTCTACACATTTTTGATAGTATTTCTTCAACTAATACAAAACTCTGGGAATTCATTGATAGTGGCATCGAAACTCCTGTAGGGGCGATCGCTTTAAAACAAACTGCAGGTAAAGGACAGTGGGGCAAGAGTTGGGTTTCATCAGATGGTGGACTCTATCTTTCTGTTGGTCTTGATCTTGATTTGGCTATAAATAAACATTCACATATAGTGATGGCGACAGCCTGGGGCATTGCCATAGTTTTAAGGCATTATCAGTTACCAGTAACGATCAAATGGTCAAATGATTTGATTCTAGAGCAACGTAAGCTAGGAGGGATCAAAATTGAAACTCGCAATTCACAACATCAAATAACCCAAGCTGTTGTGGGGGTAGGAATTAATTGGTGCAATCCTGTTCCTGCAATTGGCATCAACCTACAATCGTATTATCAAGATAAGTCTCAAAAAAATATTACATCTTTAGAAGAATTAGCAGCCATTACTACCTATGGAATCTTATTAGGATATCGGTATTATCTATCAGTAGGAATTGAACAGTTATTAATTGATTATTTAGCAATTCTCAGTAGTTTGGGACAACAGGTAATGTTTAATAACTGCCCGGGAAAAGTAACGGGAGTAACTATCGAAGGTAAATTAAAAGTTAGATTGCGATCGCCAGGAGCAACTACCGAGATAGCTTTGGCTCCTGGTCAAATTAGTCTAGGTTATTAG
- a CDS encoding IS110 family transposase, with translation MKPIGRSQKSQKKSSKRQEPEIKVINPHSAGIDIGSREHWVCVPIAATESNVRCFGCSTPDLLALANWLSECGVTSIALESTGVEWIPLFNILSQHNFQVCLVNAHNVKTVPGRKSDVQDCQWLQQLHSYGLLAPSFIPEGEITVLRSYLRQRENLIQASSTHVQRMQKALTQMNLQLHKVISDLTGVTGLNILRAIIAGERNPQTLAKLAHRRIKSSPQQIRDALTGNYRPEMVFILHQELSCYQFYQQQIGLLEEQIEQCLSKLPSQTKETPPLNSQKKCRRSIKSGFDLHSHLYRIAGVDFTSIDGLSVVTVQTILSEVGLDPTKFKSAKHFSSWLGLCPGCRITGGKVKSSQTRRVNNRAATAFRLAAQAVSRSHSALGAFYRRIRSRAGAPKAITATAHKIARLFYTLWTKKESYLDRGADYYEQKYQERLIKNLKQRAKSLGLEVVEASST, from the coding sequence ATGAAGCCAATTGGTCGAAGCCAAAAATCCCAGAAAAAAAGTAGCAAAAGACAGGAGCCAGAAATAAAAGTCATCAATCCGCACTCGGCGGGAATTGATATTGGCTCAAGAGAGCATTGGGTTTGTGTACCTATAGCAGCAACAGAATCTAATGTTCGTTGTTTTGGGTGTAGTACACCAGATTTACTAGCTCTGGCAAATTGGTTAAGTGAATGCGGTGTGACGAGTATTGCCCTCGAATCGACGGGAGTAGAATGGATACCTTTATTTAACATCTTAAGTCAGCATAACTTCCAAGTCTGTTTAGTCAATGCTCACAATGTAAAAACAGTACCAGGAAGAAAAAGCGATGTCCAAGATTGTCAATGGTTACAACAACTGCATAGTTATGGCTTACTTGCACCTTCCTTTATCCCCGAAGGAGAAATAACTGTACTGAGAAGCTATTTAAGACAACGAGAAAATTTGATTCAAGCTAGTTCGACTCATGTGCAAAGAATGCAAAAAGCTTTAACACAGATGAATTTGCAGTTGCATAAAGTCATTAGCGATCTTACAGGGGTGACAGGATTAAATATTCTGAGGGCCATTATTGCTGGGGAAAGAAATCCACAAACCTTAGCCAAATTAGCACACCGAAGAATTAAAAGTAGTCCACAACAAATTAGAGATGCCCTAACGGGTAATTATCGTCCAGAAATGGTTTTTATTTTGCATCAAGAATTATCTTGTTATCAATTTTATCAACAACAAATCGGATTATTAGAGGAACAAATCGAACAATGTCTCAGTAAATTGCCCTCCCAAACAAAAGAGACTCCGCCCCTAAATAGCCAGAAAAAGTGTCGTCGCTCAATCAAATCAGGGTTCGACTTACATTCTCATCTCTATCGTATTGCGGGAGTAGATTTTACCAGCATTGATGGTTTAAGTGTAGTCACAGTGCAAACCATCCTCAGTGAAGTAGGATTAGACCCGACTAAATTTAAGAGTGCTAAACATTTCAGCTCTTGGCTCGGATTATGTCCTGGTTGTCGGATTACAGGGGGCAAAGTTAAAAGTTCTCAGACTCGTCGAGTTAACAATCGAGCTGCAACAGCTTTTCGATTGGCAGCTCAAGCTGTTAGTCGTTCTCATTCAGCTTTGGGCGCATTTTATCGACGCATTCGCTCCCGTGCTGGCGCACCCAAGGCCATTACTGCTACAGCACACAAAATTGCTCGTCTATTCTATACTCTCTGGACAAAAAAAGAATCTTATCTCGATCGTGGAGCTGATTACTATGAACAAAAATATCAAGAAAGACTCATCAAAAATCTCAAGCAAAGAGCAAAATCCCTTGGTTTAGAAGTAGTTGAGGCATCTTCTACTTGA